From the genome of Pogona vitticeps strain Pit_001003342236 chromosome 10, PviZW2.1, whole genome shotgun sequence, one region includes:
- the AKTIP gene encoding AKT-interacting protein isoform X3, translated as MNPFWSMSTSSTRKRPETEEKALVGELKNSPPRTAPKKQLPSIPKNVVPMTKPASPALSAQSTNGTHASYGPFYLEYSLLAEFTLVVKQKLPGVYVQPSYQSALMWFGVIFIRHGLYQDGVFKFTVYIPDNYPDGECPRLVFDLPIFHPLVDPVSGELDVKRAFAKWRRNHNHIWQILMYARRVFYKIDTNSPLNPEAAVLYEKDIQLFKSKVVDSVKLCSSHLFDPPKIEDPYAISFSPWNPAIHDEAREKMLTQKPSAELLPSSKAGHYAFTHSDWWMSIL; from the exons ATGAACCCTTTCTGGAGCATGTCTACAAGTTCTACACGCAAG AGacctgaaacagaagaaaaagctcTGGTTGGCGAGCTGAAGAACAGTCCCCCTCGCACCGCTCCAAAAAAGCAGCTGCCTTCTATTCCCAAAAATGTCGTGCCCATGACCAAGCCTGCTTCTCCTGCCCTTTCAGCCCAGTCTACGAATGGAACACATGCCTCTTATGGACCTTTCTACCTAGAATACTCCCTTCTGGCAGAAtt TACCTTGGTTGTGAAACAGAAGCTGCCAGGGGTCTACGTGCAACCTTCGTACCAATCCGCATTAA TGTGGTTTGGAGTAATATTCATAAGGCACGGGCTGTACCAAGATGGTGTCTTTAAATTTACAGTCTACATCCCTGACAACTATCCAGATGGTGAATGTCCA cgcTTGGTTTTTGACCTGCCCATCTTCCACCCACTAGTAGATCCCGTCTCAGGTGAACTGGATGTGAAAAGAGCATTTGCCAAGTGGAG GCGGAACCATAATCACATCTGGCAAATCCTGATGTACGCTCGCAGGGTCTTCTACAAGATTGACACAAACAGCCCTCTGAATCCTGAAGCTGCTGTGCT GTATGAAAAGGATATCCAACTTTTCAAGAGTAAAGTGGTGGACAGTGTCAAATTATGCAGCAGTCATTTATTTGATCCACCCAAAATAGAGGATCCCTATGCAATTAG CTTTTCTCCCTGGAATCCAGCTATCCATGATGAAGCAAGAGAGAAGATGTTGACTCAGAAG CCCTCAGCAGAGCTGCTCCCATCCTCAAAGGCTGGACATTACGCATTTACCCATTCAGACTGGTGGATGAGCATATTATGA
- the AKTIP gene encoding AKT-interacting protein isoform X1, with translation MNPFWSMSTSSTRKRPETEEKALVGELKNSPPRTAPKKQLPSIPKNVVPMTKPASPALSAQSTNGTHASYGPFYLEYSLLAEFTLVVKQKLPGVYVQPSYQSALMWFGVIFIRHGLYQDGVFKFTVYIPDNYPDGECPRLVFDLPIFHPLVDPVSGELDVKRAFAKWRRNHNHIWQILMYARRVFYKIDTNSPLNPEAAVLYEKDIQLFKSKVVDSVKLCSSHLFDPPKIEDPYAISFSPWNPAIHDEAREKMLTQKKKVEDQQNKSMQVSGLSWVKPGSVQPFSKEEKTLPT, from the exons ATGAACCCTTTCTGGAGCATGTCTACAAGTTCTACACGCAAG AGacctgaaacagaagaaaaagctcTGGTTGGCGAGCTGAAGAACAGTCCCCCTCGCACCGCTCCAAAAAAGCAGCTGCCTTCTATTCCCAAAAATGTCGTGCCCATGACCAAGCCTGCTTCTCCTGCCCTTTCAGCCCAGTCTACGAATGGAACACATGCCTCTTATGGACCTTTCTACCTAGAATACTCCCTTCTGGCAGAAtt TACCTTGGTTGTGAAACAGAAGCTGCCAGGGGTCTACGTGCAACCTTCGTACCAATCCGCATTAA TGTGGTTTGGAGTAATATTCATAAGGCACGGGCTGTACCAAGATGGTGTCTTTAAATTTACAGTCTACATCCCTGACAACTATCCAGATGGTGAATGTCCA cgcTTGGTTTTTGACCTGCCCATCTTCCACCCACTAGTAGATCCCGTCTCAGGTGAACTGGATGTGAAAAGAGCATTTGCCAAGTGGAG GCGGAACCATAATCACATCTGGCAAATCCTGATGTACGCTCGCAGGGTCTTCTACAAGATTGACACAAACAGCCCTCTGAATCCTGAAGCTGCTGTGCT GTATGAAAAGGATATCCAACTTTTCAAGAGTAAAGTGGTGGACAGTGTCAAATTATGCAGCAGTCATTTATTTGATCCACCCAAAATAGAGGATCCCTATGCAATTAG CTTTTCTCCCTGGAATCCAGCTATCCATGATGAAGCAAGAGAGAAGATGTTGACTCAGAAG AAGAAGGTAGAGGATCAACAGAATAAAAGTATGCAAGTATCTGGCCTGTCATGGGTGAAGCCTGGCTCAGTTCAGCCTTtcagcaaagaagaaaaaacactgcCCACTTAG
- the AKTIP gene encoding AKT-interacting protein isoform X2: MNPFWSMSTSSTRKRPETEEKALVGELKNSPPRTAPKKQLPSIPKNVVPMTKPASPALSAQSTNGTHASYGPFYLEYSLLAEFTLVVKQKLPGVYVQPSYQSALMWFGVIFIRHGLYQDGVFKFTVYIPDNYPDGECPRLVFDLPIFHPLVDPVSGELDVKRAFAKWRRNHNHIWQILMYARRVFYKIDTNSPLNPEAAVLYEKDIQLFKSKVVDSVKLCSSHLFDPPKIEDPYAISFSPWNPAIHDEAREKMLTQKKVEDQQNKSMQVSGLSWVKPGSVQPFSKEEKTLPT; the protein is encoded by the exons ATGAACCCTTTCTGGAGCATGTCTACAAGTTCTACACGCAAG AGacctgaaacagaagaaaaagctcTGGTTGGCGAGCTGAAGAACAGTCCCCCTCGCACCGCTCCAAAAAAGCAGCTGCCTTCTATTCCCAAAAATGTCGTGCCCATGACCAAGCCTGCTTCTCCTGCCCTTTCAGCCCAGTCTACGAATGGAACACATGCCTCTTATGGACCTTTCTACCTAGAATACTCCCTTCTGGCAGAAtt TACCTTGGTTGTGAAACAGAAGCTGCCAGGGGTCTACGTGCAACCTTCGTACCAATCCGCATTAA TGTGGTTTGGAGTAATATTCATAAGGCACGGGCTGTACCAAGATGGTGTCTTTAAATTTACAGTCTACATCCCTGACAACTATCCAGATGGTGAATGTCCA cgcTTGGTTTTTGACCTGCCCATCTTCCACCCACTAGTAGATCCCGTCTCAGGTGAACTGGATGTGAAAAGAGCATTTGCCAAGTGGAG GCGGAACCATAATCACATCTGGCAAATCCTGATGTACGCTCGCAGGGTCTTCTACAAGATTGACACAAACAGCCCTCTGAATCCTGAAGCTGCTGTGCT GTATGAAAAGGATATCCAACTTTTCAAGAGTAAAGTGGTGGACAGTGTCAAATTATGCAGCAGTCATTTATTTGATCCACCCAAAATAGAGGATCCCTATGCAATTAG CTTTTCTCCCTGGAATCCAGCTATCCATGATGAAGCAAGAGAGAAGATGTTGACTCAGAAG AAGGTAGAGGATCAACAGAATAAAAGTATGCAAGTATCTGGCCTGTCATGGGTGAAGCCTGGCTCAGTTCAGCCTTtcagcaaagaagaaaaaacactgcCCACTTAG